One Vicugna pacos chromosome X, VicPac4, whole genome shotgun sequence DNA window includes the following coding sequences:
- the LOC140692021 gene encoding histone H2B type F-M-like, whose protein sequence is MAEPWSSRTSEELVDTEERKEAESKSPEQKTPKQETPVRRQRRRRRPADSFASFATYFRRVLKRVHTGLSLSREAVSVMDSFVKDIFERIASEAARLARSKNRVTITYEDIQSSVCLLLPGKFGKSAVSEGTNALIKYILCE, encoded by the coding sequence ATGGCTGAGCCGTGGTCTTCCCGCACTTCGGAGGAGCTCGTGGACACCGAGGAGCGCAAAGAAGCCGAGTCCAAGAGCCCAGAGCAGAAGACGCCGAAGCAGGAGACACCCGTGCGCCGccaacgccgccgccgccgcccagcagACAGCTTCGCCAGTTTCGCCACTTACTTCCGCAGGGTGCTGAAGCGGGTGCACACAGGCCTGAGCCTCTCGCGGGAGGCCGTGAGCGTCATGGATTCGTTCGTTAAGGACATCTTCGAGCGCATCGCCAGCGAGGCCGCGCGCCTGGCCCGCTCCAAAAACCGCGTCACCATCACCTACGAAGACATCCAGAGCTCGGtgtgcctgctgctgcctgggaagTTCGGCAAGTCTGCCGTGTCCGAGGGCACTAACGCTCTCATCAAGTACATCTTATGCGAATGA
- the LOC140691813 gene encoding histone H2B type W-T-like translates to MSLELLSRVYDFEAPSAHRVGRLLLKPRRALSRERAASGRKSNGPQGASRSEAARAWVAEVRPSQRDQTVGKASDSNIAEPWSSRTSEEIVDTEERKEAESKSPEQKMPKQKTPKQETPVRRQHRRRRPADSFASFASYFGRVLKRVHTGLSLSQEAVSVMDSFVKDIFERIASEAARLARSQNRVTITYEDIQTSVCLLLPGEIGECAMSEGTKAVIS, encoded by the exons ATGTC GTTAGAGCTGCTCAGTCGTGTCTACGATTTTGAGGCGCCCTCCGCTCACCGAGTCGGACGGCTCCTCCTCAAGCCACGCCGCGCACTCAGCCGCGAAAGAGCAGCTTCTGGGCGCAAGTCAAACGGCCCCCAGGGGGCCAGTCGTTCTGAGGCGGCACGCGCTTGGGTTGCGGAGGTCAGACCCTCTCAGAGAGATCAAA CTGTGGGGAAGGCGAGCGACTCCAACATAGCTGAGCCGTGGTCTTCCCGCACTTCGGAGGAGATCGTGGACACTGAGGAGCGCAAAGAAGCCGAGTCCAAGAGCCCAGAGCAGAAGATGCCGAAGCAGAAGACGCCGAAGCAGGAGACACCCGTGCGCCGCCaacaccgccgccgccgcccagcagACAGCTTCGCCAGTTTCGCCTCTTACTTCGGCAGGGTGCTGAAGCGGGTGCACACAGGCCTGAGCCTCTCGCAGGAGGCCGTGAGCGTCATGGATTCGTTCGTTAAGGACATCTTCGAGCGCATCGCCAGCGAGGCCGCGCGCCTGGCCCGCTCCCAAAACCGCGTCACCATCACCTACGAAGACATCCAGACCTCGGTGTGCCTGCTGCTGCCCGGGGAGATTGGCGAGTGCGCCATGTCCGAGGGCACCAAGGCTGTCATCAG CTAA